Part of the Paenibacillus sp. JNUCC32 genome is shown below.
GATGCTGATCCCTGTCGCTTCTTTAAAGAGATGTGATAAATGGTAGGGAGATAGATGCAGCGACTTCGCCATGTCGTCCAATCGGAAAGGAATCGTATAATTGGTCTCAATCCAGGTTAAGATGTGCTCCACCCGATGATTTTTACGGGCTTGGTAAGTTGAACTCCGTACTTTCCGCTTATCCCAGATTGGTTTCAAGGAGCGAAAAAGTGCGACAAGAAACAGCGAAATTTCTTCATGTTTTTCCGTGTCGGACAGCGTCGGGAATCGATCGTTCATGCTCTTGTATGCACCTTCCAGATACGGGTCGTCGACCTCGTATAAACAAGGGAAAGGAAGATTGCCTAGATAAATAAAATTGTAAAATTCATGGAGAGCGGGCCACTGTTTAAAATAAGCCTCAAACACCGTCGGTTCAAAAATCGCAATCGAACGTTCGAAGCATTGATGATCGTCGTATTCAAGCTTTAGGTGGTGGAGTTGACAGGGCTGAAATATACAAAGCATGCCCGGTTTAATCTCATAGCTGTTGTTGTTAACGATCATGGTCCCCCTTCCTTGATGAATGAACAACACTTCAAGGCCAAGATGGGAATGGAAAGTCTCTTTATGCTCGTAATTTTCGCTTTTACGTCTATAGGCAAAGTACAAGGGAGAGATACTGTAGTTGCTTGCAACGAATGACAACTTGTTTGCCTCCTTCTTCCTCGTCTTCGTACATGCATTGAATATACCATACAATCCGCAATCTAGCGTTATTTTTCCCCCATAGCAAAACACATTTACAAGTTTGCACCGCATATAATTTTTTATATAAAAAATAAAGTTGGGAGGTAAAAAATAACGTATGTTAAAGGTTGCGATTATAGGTACGGGTGCAATTTCGCCCAGTCATATCGAAGCATATCTGCAGTTTAAGGACCGCTGTAAAATTGTTGCCTTATGCGATCTTTACCCAGAGAAGGCTGAAGTAAGGCGGGATCAGTACGGACTGGAGGCTAAAATCGCACACGATTATAAGGAACTGCTTCAAGACGGAATCGATCTCGTGTCCATTTGTATGCCTCCGTACGTTCATGCGCAGGTTGCGGTCGATTTCCTGAACGCAGGAAGCCATGTCATTGTTGAGAAACCTATGGCAGCGTCGCTTAAGGAATGTGATGACATGATCGAAGCGGCACGAATTAACGGCAAGGTGTTGTCCGTGATCGCCCAGAATCGATTCAGAAATCCGATTATGAAGCTGAAACAAGTGCTGGATAGCGGTCTGGCCGGCAAGATTCTGCATGCCCAAGTGGATTCTTTTTGGTGGCGGGGCCATAGTTATTACGACTTATGGTGGCGCGGCACTTGGGAGAAAGAGGGGGGAGGCCCTACGCTGAACCATGCCGTACATCATATCGACGGATTGCTGTGGATGCTTGGTCGTCCTAGCCACGTACAAGCCTACATGGCTAATGTCGCGCATGACAATGCCGAGGTTGAGGATTTATCCATCGCGATGATGAAATATCCGAATGGAGCTTTGGGGCAACTTACCAGCTCGGTCGTCCACCACGGAGAAGAACAGCAATACATCTTCCAAGGACAGTATGCACGGATTTCTGCCCCGTGGCGGGTAACGGCTTCCACTTCCTTGCCGAACGGATTCCCTGATCGCGATTTGGAACTAGAAGAAAAAATCCAGAAATACTATGACGAATTGCCGGATTTGCCGTACGAAGGTCATACTGGTCAGATCGACAATGTGCTGAGCGCGATCGAGCATGGAACGCCGGTGCTCATCGACGGAGAAGACGGCCGCAGCACGCTAGAGTTGATCATGAGCATCTACCAATCCGCAAGCATGGGAGAGAACGTGCAACTCCCGCTACAAAAGAATGATCCCTTCTATACGCAAGAGGGTGCTCAACTAAACGTTCCTTATTTTTACCAAAAGGGCAAGAGCATTGAGAATTTTGAGGATGGGAAGATCACGACAGGAAGCAATTATGGCGAAAAAAAATGATATGGGCGGAGGATTATCATGATGCAGAAAAGCGACGGAATGAACTATGCCCCGAAGGGGAAGCCCAGTCCGGTGGTGAAGCCGGGTGAATTTATCATCGCCGCTGTTGCGCTCGATCCGCTTTTATGGCGGCAGAACTGTGTCTGAAAGCGCAGCAGAAAGCTATGCGGATAACGTAGTGTGTTTACAGGATTTCTCTACTATGTGATGGGATACACATTTACTCATTTCAATTCAATTTACAATTTGACATGCTGTCATACCCGTACATAGCCATGCATATATATCCCCGAGAATGTAGGTATGGGAGGCGGGTCAATGGACGGTAACAAAGCTAACAATCAGGCAAACGATCGAAGCTGGCAGAGAGGCAATGCTCAATCACAATGGAGTGCTATGCAGTCGCCGGAACACCATTCGCAAACGGTGGGGGAACGGGGACCGATTCTGGAACAGGACAGCATGCTGCATGAAACACTTGAAACCTTTGTCCATGAAAAGCTATTAGAGCGTCCGGTCCACGTGAAGGGGTTTGGTGCCATGGGTTATTTTGAAACCCTTCACTCGATGGCCGCTTATACGAACCTGTGCTTCTTGCAGCAGCCGGGACAACGGGTACCCGTTACAGTTCGTTTCTCACTTGCGGTCAGCAACAAAGGGACACCCGATACATCCCGCAACGTGCGTGGATTCTCGACGAAATTTTATACCGAGCATGGCGTGTTCGACCTGCTCTGTAATCATATCCCTGTGTTCCTCGTACGAGACCCGATCCGGTTCCCTGAGTCAATTCATGCTTTCCTGCCATCACCAGTTAACAATCTCATCGATCCGAATCGATTCTGGGGTTTCATTGCTACAGCGCCAGAGGCAACCCATTTCGTTGTACGTCTGTACTCGGACGAAGGGACGGTCAAGAGCTTCCGCCATACGCCAGGACACAGTGTTAACACCTATGTTTGGAAAAATGCACAGAACGTCCGCTTCTACGTCAAATATCGCTGGATTCCGTTGGCTGGAGAGCAATATATCGATGCGCAAGAAGCAGCTCGTTTGGCTTGCGAGAACCCGGATTATTCGGGTAAAGATCTGTATGACGCGATTGCCAAAGGCACACCGGTCCAATACGGGCTGTATTTGCAGTTGATGAACCCAGAGGATGAAGCGATGCTGTCGTTCGATCCGCTGGATGACACGAAAGTGTGGGATGTGCATCAATTCCCTCTGCTGCCGGTTGGTCGACTCGTATTGGATACGAACCCTACTGATTATCAGGAGCAGATCGAGAAGCTGGCATTCTCCCCGTCAAATCTTCTGGATGGTGCCGAGCTGTCCGATGATAAAATGCTGCAAGGTCGCAGCAATATTTATTGGGATTCACAGCGGCATCGCCTTGGATCGGATTTCCGCAAAATTCCGATTAACCATCAAGCAAACTGGTCACCGACTGAACAGGTAACGAGCGGGGCAGGTCGTTATGTAGCCGGTCGGCTCGTTCGATCCGATATTCCGAAGGCCGATAATTTCACGCAAGCGGGACAATTCTACCAATCGCTCACACAAGTTCAGCAGGATCATCTTGTTCAGAACCTCGCTGATGACTTATCGGCGGCTTCTCATGAGATTCAAAGGGTTGTGTTAGGCTATTTATTCCAGGCCGATGCAACATTAGCCGATAGGGTAGCACGTCAGATCGCCGCACCGAAGAAGGGATGATTCACGCAATGACATGAAGGAGAATGAGGTCAACCAATCCATTCGGTTGGCCTTTTTTGGATCATAGCTTTAGGTATATGTAGCCAAAAAAAGAAATCATGTCGAGGGACTAGAACATGCTCCCTTAGAAAGTCGCTAAAATAGCGGCTTTTTTGTTTTATCGGTACAAGAACATGAGCCGATTACCGATTAGATAAGCATCTAACTATGTATACCAAACAATCTAACTGGCAGTTTTGCGTAATGGGTGGTCATTATTATCAGACAGATGGGGAATGTTTCCTTTATAATATTTAGGTGACACTCCATTGCACTAACGGGACATGTTAGTGCAATTCCAATTGGTCAGCGAATATTTAACTAGGTTTAAGAAGTTAAAAAGATAAGGGCGAATGATGTGCCAATAGGGTAAAGCCAGAGAAGAGAAGGAAATGGTGGAGGGATTCAAATGATAAACATAATTGAAGAGCTTAAGAAGATGTCCCAAAAAAGAGGGTATGAAAATAAAGACGATTTTCAACAGCTGCTGGAAAGATGTAAGGATATAACGTTGTCAAATGAAGATGTTGAATTTTTAATAGAACTGTATTTTAAGGCTAAAAATTTGTACACTCGCAACACAATATTGAAAGCACTTGTGTTCTGTGAAGATATTGATTTAAAGGAATTCTTCTTAAAAGCGTTTAAAAAAGAGCGCTACCTAGATATGAGATTGACTGCAATTCGAGGCTATGCAAAGTATGCAACTGAGAAAGAAGTAGAGAAACTAATGACTAAATTCATTGAAATTCTGATGAAGCGTCCTGAAAGCACGCCTTATAACTATCAAGAATATGAGCTGCTTCGCTCTACTTTTGGGCTGCCGTATTTAGTAAATCAATATGGATATGCTTGTTTTGTTCAGGCATATGAGCAGGAAGAGAAACAATATCATGCCATGCCAGATGCTTTCAAAGGACATTTTACTTTAAATGAAAGAGGGGATATTGTCCAGCTTCGCTCATTAGGAGAAAGCAAGAGGATGCTTGATGAATTTAGAAGCAGAGGTAATTGAAGTTTGAAAGGTAGTGACACTAATGATGAAACAACAACTGTTGTTTAAATTCAACAGATTCTCAGCAAATGAAGTTTTGACGGCATGGGAAAACGCGGATAAATCAAAAGATGTAATACTATTAGAATCCGCCCATTCGGATTGGTCAATAGAAGTAGACGGTTTCCAAAATATCTCTTATCAAATGTTTGAACACTTTCTATCTAAAATGGATGTATTTGATAATGGAGTGCAGCTTTATTGTAAAGAAGTCTATGAAAACAGTAATTTTAATATAGAACATTTTATCGTGTCACTGCAGTGGATTTCATTACATGAAAACTCTATTACACTGGGATATTGGGGAGATTATGTAAACGTAGAGCTAAGATCCATCATAGAGTGCGACAATGGCATCTGGGAGCAGAAAGACATCTATTATCAATAGAAGCAAGATGCTTATATCAACGTGATCTGCTGCCTTCTTGTTCAACAAATGGACAGTGAGGCCCTGGTATATTAACGGGAGGTTTACTGTGAAAATAAAGATTAAACATGCGATGCTTTTGGCAGTTAGTATTGTTTGGGTTGTTATCTTAGTCGGGTGTGGCAACGACAATGAGTTAACGATTGATCAAGTGGACGTTATGGCCAAGGTAATGGCGGACGGTGACTTATATGTGGAAGAGCTATTCACTTACACAGTACAAGGAGAGTATGAAAGAATTCCTAGATATATGGACAATTTCGGGGGAGCGAATATTGAATTTTTTGAAGCTTATGTACCGCCGAATGACCGAGAGCTCGGTAATCTTGGTTATGTTAATTTGGAGCGTTATCCGGTCTATTTAAGAACTAAATCGGGTTCTTATTACATCGAATTACAAGCTAAAGATGAAACGAGGCAGATCTATTATCGCTATAGGCTTGATCGAGAAGCTGTGAAATATGACGATCGTGGAGAGCTGGATTGGACCGTACTCAAAGATAACAGGTTTGATCATCGCAACGTAACCGTTAGGGTATATACGGAACAGCCTGCAAAAGAGAATTTATCTGGATTTGCTTACGATCGCTCAAGAGGCAGCTTGACAGAAGTAAACAATCGTTGGATCAGGTACGAAAACGCGCTATTACCTGAAGGGGATAGTGCGAGGCTGAAGTTGTATTTCCCCCCAGAGGTGCTGACGGAGAGGGAAACAGAAGAGACCTCAGCCTCACTCTCGGAACGACTGTTAGCTGAACAGAAGCTTCAGCAAAGATTCGAAAAGCGTGAACATTTACTGAAAGCGGGTCAACATATCAGCCGCTGGCTGACCTATGCAGCCATAGCAGGTATCGTATATTATTCCCTTTCACTGCGTAGGATTTCATCCTGGTGGAGGGGGAGGAGGATCAGCTTCGAAGATATCGCAGCGATGGATCCAATCGATATGATTTACCTTTTCCGGAAGGGAAAGCTCCGGCTTGCAGATGGGCTGGCCGGTGTATTTTCGCTGCGCCGTAAAGGTATGGTGAGTCTTTCCTTAGTGCCATCAGCTATGCGATTCCAGGAAGATTCGAGAGCGCCGAAGAGGCTTCCCGAGTTTACATTCAAGGGTAATCGTACAGCCCTGAACAAACCGGACCGTTACTTGCTTGGTTGGCTGTCTCACGGTACGACTGTCCTGAACCTGGATAAATTTTCTGGCCCTACGAAAACAGAGCGCAGGAATAAAGCGACTATGGGTAAATACATAAAGCGCATGAGAAGTCTTAAAAAGGGACTCAGCCGCTGGCAGGAGCTTGTGGAGACTGAGAATAGCAAAGGGATCATGTACAAGGAATACGCGGCGAGAAAAGTCATCATGCCGGCTCTAGCTCTCATACATCTGGTTTTGCTCATCTATCTGTACATTGCAGACGTAACACCTTGGGGATGGGTAGGAGTATTGGCCATTGTTTTGGGCGGCGGACTCATATTAGCTATTTTTCGCTGGCGCCTCAAAAGATACATCATCGTCTTTTTG
Proteins encoded:
- a CDS encoding helix-turn-helix transcriptional regulator yields the protein MSFVASNYSISPLYFAYRRKSENYEHKETFHSHLGLEVLFIHQGRGTMIVNNNSYEIKPGMLCIFQPCQLHHLKLEYDDHQCFERSIAIFEPTVFEAYFKQWPALHEFYNFIYLGNLPFPCLYEVDDPYLEGAYKSMNDRFPTLSDTEKHEEISLFLVALFRSLKPIWDKRKVRSSTYQARKNHRVEHILTWIETNYTIPFRLDDMAKSLHLSPYHLSHLFKEATGISITEYIAARRIHQSIQLLATTKKPISLIAEEIGLTNSSYFCKLFKSQMGITPHQYRKKWTST
- a CDS encoding Gfo/Idh/MocA family protein, with amino-acid sequence MLKVAIIGTGAISPSHIEAYLQFKDRCKIVALCDLYPEKAEVRRDQYGLEAKIAHDYKELLQDGIDLVSICMPPYVHAQVAVDFLNAGSHVIVEKPMAASLKECDDMIEAARINGKVLSVIAQNRFRNPIMKLKQVLDSGLAGKILHAQVDSFWWRGHSYYDLWWRGTWEKEGGGPTLNHAVHHIDGLLWMLGRPSHVQAYMANVAHDNAEVEDLSIAMMKYPNGALGQLTSSVVHHGEEQQYIFQGQYARISAPWRVTASTSLPNGFPDRDLELEEKIQKYYDELPDLPYEGHTGQIDNVLSAIEHGTPVLIDGEDGRSTLELIMSIYQSASMGENVQLPLQKNDPFYTQEGAQLNVPYFYQKGKSIENFEDGKITTGSNYGEKK
- a CDS encoding catalase, which codes for MDGNKANNQANDRSWQRGNAQSQWSAMQSPEHHSQTVGERGPILEQDSMLHETLETFVHEKLLERPVHVKGFGAMGYFETLHSMAAYTNLCFLQQPGQRVPVTVRFSLAVSNKGTPDTSRNVRGFSTKFYTEHGVFDLLCNHIPVFLVRDPIRFPESIHAFLPSPVNNLIDPNRFWGFIATAPEATHFVVRLYSDEGTVKSFRHTPGHSVNTYVWKNAQNVRFYVKYRWIPLAGEQYIDAQEAARLACENPDYSGKDLYDAIAKGTPVQYGLYLQLMNPEDEAMLSFDPLDDTKVWDVHQFPLLPVGRLVLDTNPTDYQEQIEKLAFSPSNLLDGAELSDDKMLQGRSNIYWDSQRHRLGSDFRKIPINHQANWSPTEQVTSGAGRYVAGRLVRSDIPKADNFTQAGQFYQSLTQVQQDHLVQNLADDLSAASHEIQRVVLGYLFQADATLADRVARQIAAPKKG
- a CDS encoding DUF2207 domain-containing protein, with protein sequence MKIKIKHAMLLAVSIVWVVILVGCGNDNELTIDQVDVMAKVMADGDLYVEELFTYTVQGEYERIPRYMDNFGGANIEFFEAYVPPNDRELGNLGYVNLERYPVYLRTKSGSYYIELQAKDETRQIYYRYRLDREAVKYDDRGELDWTVLKDNRFDHRNVTVRVYTEQPAKENLSGFAYDRSRGSLTEVNNRWIRYENALLPEGDSARLKLYFPPEVLTERETEETSASLSERLLAEQKLQQRFEKREHLLKAGQHISRWLTYAAIAGIVYYSLSLRRISSWWRGRRISFEDIAAMDPIDMIYLFRKGKLRLADGLAGVFSLRRKGMVSLSLVPSAMRFQEDSRAPKRLPEFTFKGNRTALNKPDRYLLGWLSHGTTVLNLDKFSGPTKTERRNKATMGKYIKRMRSLKKGLSRWQELVETENSKGIMYKEYAARKVIMPALALIHLVLLIYLYIADVTPWGWVGVLAIVLGGGLILAIFRWRLKRYIIVFLVVCFFVAAPILYDPLVDEYLNFVILSFLLVGLLPRGALDQRSAAYRSAIKRYRRKLARGGHDVGRANNDRKMLEKMREDALLLGVGERFMRNVSKENPDFPLSEASSLFDNDVDTAIDYVFNRSWKGIPGGTTSGRTPSSDSDSGADGGSSYYSSDSGNDGGSGDGGGGGD